One Undibacter mobilis genomic region harbors:
- a CDS encoding winged helix-turn-helix transcriptional regulator — protein sequence MPRPSDFLETEPPSLSELLARGDLLAEACPSREVLKHLTSRWGVLVMIVLERRMHRFSELRRAVGGVSERMLAQTLQNLEKDGMVARVAYEVVPPHVEYSLTPLGREAAEKVRVLADWIETSMPRIMTHWEKAGSARAGDAVAHEGHAI from the coding sequence ATGCCGCGACCGTCAGATTTTTTGGAAACCGAGCCTCCGTCGCTTTCGGAGCTGCTCGCCCGCGGCGATCTCCTCGCCGAAGCCTGCCCCTCTCGCGAGGTGTTGAAGCACCTGACCAGCCGCTGGGGCGTGCTGGTGATGATCGTGCTGGAGCGGCGCATGCACCGCTTCAGCGAACTGCGCCGGGCAGTCGGCGGGGTGAGCGAGCGCATGCTGGCGCAGACGCTGCAGAATCTCGAGAAGGACGGCATGGTCGCGCGCGTCGCTTACGAGGTCGTGCCGCCGCATGTGGAATACAGCCTGACGCCGCTCGGCCGCGAAGCGGCGGAAAAGGTGAGGGTGCTCGCCGACTGGATCGAGACGAGCATGCCACGCATCATGACGCATTGGGAAAAAGCTGGCAGCGCGCGGGCGGGGGATGCCGTGGCTCATGAAGGCCACGCAATCTGA
- a CDS encoding BrnA antitoxin family protein has protein sequence MPKKKKSGTAAWKDPDDAPELTEEFLDRAEIRQAGKLVRRGRPPLENPKQAVKLRLDADVLAAYRATGAGWQTRMNADLRKARKLKAG, from the coding sequence ATGCCAAAGAAGAAAAAATCTGGAACAGCCGCATGGAAAGATCCGGATGACGCACCGGAGCTGACCGAAGAATTCTTGGACCGCGCAGAAATTCGACAAGCTGGCAAGCTTGTTCGCAGAGGACGTCCGCCCCTGGAAAATCCGAAACAGGCGGTGAAGCTCAGACTCGATGCCGACGTACTGGCCGCATACCGCGCGACTGGCGCCGGCTGGCAGACTCGGATGAACGCGGATTTGCGGAAAGCGAGAAAACTGAAAGCCGGCTAG
- a CDS encoding DUF2852 domain-containing protein — MPITAKLDEFGKPAWIALTVLGFMAWWPIGLATLAFTIGSGRMGCGYRGHDRWQHKMDRLQSKMDWMRSKMSGGQGSGFGGSSWGGAPSSGNSAFDEYRNETLQRLEEEQREFKSFLERLRFAKDKTEFDAFMSERRNRPAPESPTQN, encoded by the coding sequence ATGCCAATCACCGCCAAGCTCGACGAATTCGGCAAGCCCGCCTGGATTGCCCTCACCGTACTGGGCTTCATGGCCTGGTGGCCTATCGGCCTGGCAACTCTGGCCTTCACAATCGGGAGCGGAAGAATGGGATGCGGTTATCGCGGCCACGATCGCTGGCAGCACAAGATGGATCGCCTGCAATCCAAGATGGACTGGATGCGCTCGAAGATGAGCGGCGGCCAGGGGTCCGGTTTTGGCGGTTCGTCCTGGGGCGGTGCCCCCTCGAGTGGCAACTCGGCCTTCGATGAATACCGCAACGAAACGTTGCAGCGTCTCGAGGAAGAGCAGCGCGAGTTCAAATCGTTCCTGGAGCGGCTGCGTTTCGCCAAGGACAAGACCGAATTCGACGCCTTCATGTCCGAGCGGCGCAACCGCCCGGCGCCGGAAAGCCCGACGCAGAACTAG
- the tolQ gene encoding protein TolQ, which produces MNPADVAQSLPTIVASDLSLWTLFWHAHWVVKFVMVGLLTCSVWVWAIVIDKWVLYARNARAMRNFEAQFWSGQSLEELYRIHATKPSNSMAALFVAAMQEWKRSFSTQQRSFAGLQTRLDKVMQVTISREVERLEKRLLVLATVGSAGPFVGLFGTVWGIMTSFQSIAASKNTSLAVVAPGIAEALFATAVGLIAAIPATIFYNKFAGEVNKQAQQLEGFADEFSAILSRQIDERGAG; this is translated from the coding sequence ATGAATCCTGCCGATGTGGCACAGTCGTTGCCGACCATCGTTGCCTCCGACCTGTCGCTGTGGACCCTGTTCTGGCACGCCCACTGGGTCGTGAAATTCGTCATGGTCGGCCTGCTGACCTGCTCGGTGTGGGTCTGGGCGATCGTCATCGACAAGTGGGTGCTGTATGCGCGCAACGCTCGCGCCATGCGCAATTTCGAGGCGCAGTTCTGGTCCGGCCAGTCGCTCGAAGAGCTCTATCGCATCCATGCCACCAAGCCGTCCAATTCGATGGCGGCGCTGTTCGTTGCCGCGATGCAGGAGTGGAAGCGCAGCTTTTCCACCCAGCAGCGCTCCTTTGCGGGTCTGCAAACGCGCCTCGACAAGGTGATGCAGGTCACCATCTCGCGCGAGGTCGAACGGCTGGAGAAGCGGCTGCTGGTGCTGGCGACGGTCGGTTCTGCGGGTCCCTTCGTCGGCCTGTTCGGCACCGTCTGGGGCATCATGACGAGCTTCCAGTCGATCGCTGCGTCGAAGAACACATCGCTCGCCGTGGTCGCGCCGGGCATCGCCGAGGCGCTGTTTGCGACCGCGGTCGGCCTCATCGCCGCCATACCGGCGACGATTTTCTATAACAAGTTCGCCGGCGAAGTGAATAAACAGGCGCAGCAGCTCGAGGGGTTTGCCGACGAGTTCTCCGCCATCCTGTCGCGCCAGATCGACGAGCGCGGCGCCGGCTGA
- the tolR gene encoding protein TolR translates to MAANAGTPVIGKGRRRRRGVMAEINVTPMVDVMLVLLIIFMVSAPLLTVGVPIDLPQSQAKSLDQDREPLTLSVNTQGKVYLQNEEIELAKLVPKLEAVAQARGGKEARVYVRGDKNANYGSMMAVMGRLSAAGFHRVALVTEFEQGK, encoded by the coding sequence ATGGCAGCGAATGCGGGAACGCCCGTTATCGGCAAGGGCCGTCGGCGCCGCCGTGGCGTGATGGCGGAAATCAACGTCACGCCGATGGTCGACGTGATGCTGGTGCTGCTCATCATTTTCATGGTGTCGGCGCCGCTTCTGACCGTCGGCGTGCCGATCGATCTGCCGCAGTCGCAGGCCAAGAGCCTCGACCAGGACCGCGAACCGCTGACGCTGTCGGTCAACACGCAAGGCAAGGTCTATCTGCAGAACGAGGAAATCGAGCTCGCCAAGCTGGTGCCGAAACTCGAAGCGGTCGCGCAGGCGCGCGGCGGCAAGGAGGCCCGTGTCTATGTGCGTGGCGACAAGAACGCGAACTATGGATCGATGATGGCGGTGATGGGCCGTTTGTCGGCGGCCGGCTTCCACCGCGTCGCTCTGGTCACCGAATTCGAGCAGGGCAAATAA
- a CDS encoding protein TolA translates to MRTASVISTALHIAVLGWATLSFSSKAFEVTPPESLPVDIISDKDFSEITKGVKDAKKVEEKPKPVVEKVAEPPPKPVEELKPTVNEKREVAANKEAAPEPPKPEPKPPEKKPEAKPEPPKPDQIADMLKEEKPKPEAKAEPQPLPPKKPPLPKQQPEQKFDASKIAALLDKRDPTRAAATGAEVNKNASLGAANANAARLSQSEIDAFRRRVASCWTIPVGAEGADNLKVVFRVMFRRDGTVESGPSPVEGSASPYGPAFAESGRRAILQCQPYTMLRPEHYDSWKDIEIGFTPRDMFQ, encoded by the coding sequence ATGCGGACGGCATCGGTGATCTCGACCGCCCTGCACATTGCGGTGCTGGGCTGGGCGACGCTGTCCTTTTCCAGCAAGGCCTTCGAAGTGACGCCGCCGGAATCGCTGCCGGTCGATATCATCAGCGACAAGGACTTCTCGGAAATCACCAAGGGTGTGAAGGACGCCAAGAAGGTCGAGGAAAAGCCGAAGCCGGTGGTCGAGAAGGTCGCCGAGCCGCCGCCCAAGCCGGTCGAAGAACTCAAGCCGACGGTCAACGAAAAGCGCGAAGTCGCCGCCAACAAGGAAGCGGCGCCGGAGCCGCCCAAGCCCGAGCCGAAGCCGCCGGAGAAGAAGCCCGAGGCCAAGCCGGAGCCGCCGAAACCCGACCAGATCGCCGACATGCTCAAAGAAGAAAAGCCGAAGCCGGAAGCCAAGGCCGAGCCGCAGCCGTTGCCGCCGAAAAAGCCGCCGCTGCCGAAACAGCAGCCCGAACAGAAATTCGACGCCAGCAAGATCGCCGCGCTGCTCGACAAGCGCGATCCGACGCGCGCCGCCGCGACCGGCGCCGAGGTCAACAAGAATGCCAGCCTGGGCGCTGCCAATGCCAATGCGGCACGGCTGAGCCAGTCGGAAATCGACGCTTTCCGCCGGCGCGTCGCCTCGTGCTGGACCATTCCGGTTGGCGCCGAGGGCGCCGACAATCTGAAGGTGGTGTTCCGGGTCATGTTCCGGCGCGACGGCACCGTCGAGAGTGGTCCCAGCCCGGTCGAGGGCTCGGCCTCGCCTTACGGGCCGGCCTTCGCCGAGAGTGGCCGGCGCGCCATTCTGCAGTGCCAGCCCTATACAATGCTCAGGCCCGAACACTACGACAGCTGGAAAGATATCGAGATCGGCTTTACGCCGCGCGACATGTTCCAGTAG
- the tolB gene encoding Tol-Pal system beta propeller repeat protein TolB: protein MAGAGAGALLALAPRQAGAVLRLEITSGNVQAMPIALPDFVAGTPGDAEIARNVTAIISNNLQRSGLFAPINPAAFTEKVTNSDAVPRFADWRVINAQALVTGRITKQADGRLKAEFRLWDVFAGQQLDGKQYFTTPDNWRRIAHIISDAVYERLTGEKGYFDSRIVFVDETGPKDRRVKRLAIMDQDGAGVRYLTRGDDLVLTPRFNPTTQEITYMSYGQADPRVYLLNIETGQREIVGNFPGMTFAPRFSPDGQRVIMSLQQGPNSNLFVMDLRSKQTTRLTDTPAIDTAPCYSPDGRSICFESDRGGSPQIYVMAASGGPAQRISFGEGSHSTPVWSPRGDYIAFTGQARGQFSIGILKPDGQGERLLTSGFHNEGPTFAPNGRVLMFFRDPGQGPSLYTIDITGRNEQKVPTPSLASDPAWSPLLS, encoded by the coding sequence ATGGCCGGGGCCGGGGCTGGTGCGCTTTTGGCGCTGGCGCCGCGTCAGGCCGGGGCCGTGCTGCGGCTCGAAATCACCTCGGGCAATGTCCAGGCGATGCCGATCGCGCTGCCGGATTTCGTCGCCGGCACGCCGGGCGATGCCGAGATCGCGCGCAACGTCACCGCGATCATCTCGAACAATCTGCAGCGCTCGGGCCTGTTCGCGCCGATCAATCCGGCGGCCTTCACGGAGAAGGTCACCAATTCCGACGCCGTGCCGCGCTTTGCCGACTGGCGTGTCATCAACGCGCAGGCGCTGGTGACCGGCCGCATCACCAAGCAGGCCGACGGCCGCCTCAAGGCCGAATTCCGCCTGTGGGATGTGTTCGCCGGCCAGCAGCTCGACGGCAAGCAGTACTTCACCACGCCGGACAACTGGCGGCGTATCGCGCATATCATTTCGGATGCGGTCTATGAGCGTCTGACCGGCGAAAAGGGCTATTTCGACAGCCGCATCGTCTTCGTCGACGAAACCGGACCGAAGGACCGCCGCGTCAAGCGGCTCGCCATCATGGATCAGGACGGCGCCGGCGTGCGCTACCTGACCCGCGGCGACGACCTGGTGCTGACGCCGCGCTTCAATCCGACGACGCAAGAGATCACCTACATGTCCTACGGGCAGGCCGATCCGCGCGTCTATCTGCTCAACATCGAGACTGGCCAGCGCGAGATCGTCGGCAACTTCCCGGGCATGACCTTCGCGCCGAGATTCTCGCCCGACGGCCAGCGCGTCATCATGAGTTTGCAGCAGGGCCCGAACTCCAATCTGTTCGTGATGGACCTGCGCTCCAAGCAGACGACGCGGCTCACCGACACGCCGGCCATCGATACGGCGCCGTGCTATTCGCCGGACGGCCGCTCCATCTGTTTCGAAAGCGATCGCGGCGGCTCACCGCAGATTTATGTGATGGCGGCCAGCGGCGGTCCGGCGCAGCGCATCTCGTTCGGCGAAGGTTCGCACTCGACGCCGGTGTGGTCGCCGCGCGGCGACTACATTGCCTTCACCGGCCAGGCGCGCGGTCAGTTCTCGATCGGCATTCTCAAGCCGGACGGCCAGGGCGAACGCCTGCTCACCTCGGGCTTCCACAATGAAGGCCCGACCTTCGCGCCGAACGGCCGCGTGCTGATGTTCTTCCGCGATCCGGGGCAGGGGCCGTCGCTCTATACGATCGACATCACCGGCCGTAACGAACAGAAGGTGCCGACGCCGTCGCTGGCGTCCGATCCGGCCTGGTCGCCGCTGTTGTCGTAA
- the pal gene encoding peptidoglycan-associated lipoprotein Pal, which translates to MIEIGKFARGMRLVAVLAFGLAISACANQNATDGANGGAGSASTPGSQQDFVVNVGDRVFFETDQTELTATGRETLDKQAQWLTRYSQYTFVIEGHADERGTREYNIALGARRAQSVRDYLVSRGINVGRMRTISYGKERPVAVCNDISCWSQNRRAVTVLNAGGA; encoded by the coding sequence ATGATCGAAATCGGAAAATTTGCGCGCGGCATGCGGCTTGTGGCCGTGCTCGCTTTCGGCCTGGCCATCTCGGCCTGCGCCAACCAGAACGCCACGGATGGCGCCAATGGCGGGGCCGGCTCGGCGTCGACGCCGGGCAGCCAGCAGGACTTCGTCGTCAATGTCGGCGACCGCGTCTTCTTCGAAACGGACCAGACCGAACTCACCGCGACGGGCCGCGAGACGCTCGACAAGCAGGCCCAGTGGCTGACGCGCTACAGCCAGTACACCTTCGTGATCGAAGGTCACGCCGACGAACGCGGCACCCGCGAATACAACATCGCGCTCGGCGCCCGCCGCGCCCAGTCGGTGCGCGATTATCTCGTCTCGCGCGGCATCAATGTCGGCCGCATGCGGACCATCTCCTACGGCAAGGAACGCCCGGTCGCCGTCTGTAACGACATCTCGTGCTGGTCGCAGAACCGCCGCGCCGTCACGGTGCTCAACGCCGGCGGCGCCTGA
- a CDS encoding efflux RND transporter periplasmic adaptor subunit → MAHGLKRGRKLAAAIILVGVLPLIAGCGEKNTYVAPPPPKVTVATPVKKPVTRYLESTGNVAAVNSADLVARVAGFVQDIKYEDGATVKKGQVLFVIEQRPYELKVQQAKANEDNAKAALISAQANYQRQADLVPSGSASKAALDNAIASRDSAQASVDQAIASTKLAENDLAYTQVSAPFDGIVTARKVSIGAFVSGNGTALASIVSSDPIYVNFTIGEQETIRVRAMIAERGLTPAELKKVPVEVSLQTEAGYPHKGTLDYAAPSIDPSTGTLAGRAILDNPKYVLLPGLFVRVRIPLGPPKDELLVPDTALGTDQSGRYLLVIDKDNVVEQRRVTLGPLDGTLQVIDKGVGPDDRIIINGMLRAVPGQKVDPQTASAPPKSS, encoded by the coding sequence ATGGCGCACGGCTTGAAGCGCGGGCGAAAGCTTGCCGCAGCAATTATCCTGGTCGGCGTCTTGCCGCTGATCGCCGGGTGCGGCGAGAAGAACACCTACGTCGCGCCGCCGCCGCCCAAGGTCACGGTCGCCACGCCGGTCAAGAAGCCGGTCACCCGCTATCTGGAATCGACCGGCAATGTCGCCGCGGTGAATTCGGCCGATCTGGTCGCCCGCGTTGCCGGCTTCGTCCAGGATATCAAGTACGAGGACGGCGCCACCGTCAAAAAGGGTCAGGTGCTGTTCGTCATCGAGCAGAGGCCTTACGAGTTGAAAGTCCAGCAGGCCAAGGCCAATGAAGATAACGCCAAGGCAGCGCTGATTTCGGCGCAGGCCAATTATCAGCGCCAGGCCGATCTGGTGCCGAGCGGTTCGGCCTCCAAGGCCGCCCTCGACAATGCGATCGCCAGCCGCGACAGCGCGCAGGCCAGCGTCGATCAGGCGATCGCTTCGACTAAACTGGCCGAGAACGATCTGGCTTACACACAGGTCAGCGCGCCATTCGATGGCATCGTTACCGCGCGCAAGGTGTCGATCGGCGCTTTCGTGTCGGGCAATGGCACGGCGCTCGCCTCCATCGTGTCCAGCGATCCGATCTATGTGAATTTCACCATTGGCGAGCAGGAGACCATCCGCGTCCGCGCCATGATCGCCGAACGCGGTCTCACGCCGGCCGAATTGAAGAAGGTGCCGGTGGAGGTTTCGCTGCAGACCGAGGCCGGCTATCCGCACAAAGGTACGCTCGACTACGCAGCGCCCAGCATCGATCCGTCGACCGGCACGTTGGCCGGCCGTGCCATCCTCGACAACCCGAAGTACGTTCTCTTGCCCGGCCTGTTCGTGCGCGTGCGCATCCCGCTCGGGCCGCCGAAGGATGAACTGCTGGTGCCGGACACCGCGCTCGGCACCGATCAGAGCGGCCGCTATCTGCTCGTGATCGACAAGGACAACGTGGTCGAACAGCGCCGCGTCACGCTGGGGCCGCTTGATGGCACCCTGCAAGTGATCGACAAGGGCGTCGGTCCCGATGACCGCATCATCATCAACGGCATGCTGCGCGCGGTGCCGGGGCAGAAGGTCGATCCACAGACGGCATCCGCGCCGCCGAAGTCCTCGTGA
- a CDS encoding efflux RND transporter permease subunit, whose amino-acid sequence MISKFFIERPVLANVIAILMIVIGGVALFQLPVAQYPDVVPPTVSVTTRYPGASARTVIETVALPIEQQVNGVEGMIYMQSYAASDGSYNLTVTFKIGTDLNFAQVLVQNRVASAEAQLPSAVQAQGVVVQKKSTSMLQIATLTSSDPKHDSLFLSNYATITLKDELSRVPGVGGVTVFGAGNYAMRIWLDPNKMKARGLNVSDVVGALQSQNSQVTAGQIGAPPGPDTVPFQYTLNVFGRLTEVSEFANVIVKTGPTGEITRVRDIGTVELGAQTYGVVFKVDNKASAGLGISLTPGANALTVAADVKKRLAELAGSFPKGMQYDVPFDVTIFVNTSIHEVYKTLIEAAILVLIVILIFLQDWRAMLVPATTVPVTIIGAFAAMAAMGFTVNFATLFAIVLAIGIVVDDAIIVVEGAAHNIDHGMNGHDAAIEAMRLLLGPIIGITLVLLSVFLPAAFLPGLTGQMYAQFALVIAATALISAINAVTLKPTQCALWLRPTVPPEQRNFFYRGFNKVYDKCEAGYARLMTRLVAHAGKVTVLALIAIGVTLYGFSRIPTGFIPVEDQGYMLATVQLPDGASLPRTQAVMEKLDAIARKNPGVDKVVTIAGISALDNSSVLSSAGVAYIILKDWGVRGKALSLLPMYQSLSREVAAIEEATVRVLPPPPIQGIGNAAGTTAQIELRDNSTDYVKLQSIVDTMMGNAASQSNIQAVISSFRANVPQYLVDVDRVKAQAVGVSVDQVFSALGGYLGSAYVNQFTQFGRTFQVVAQADAQFRLRTQDLDNISVRNNQGSMIPLSTLIEIKPVTGPSLVSLYNLYPSATVITLPARGHSTGETMSLMEQVAKQSFPPNTVMEWTGLSYQEKLVGNQMYFVFAMALLLVYLVLAGQYESWYQPAAVILAVPISLIGPVLTLLFLGIENNLYTQIGIVLLIALSAKNAILIVEFGRELREGGKGLLESAVEAARARFRPILMTSFAFILGVLPLVLATGAGANARASIGITVFTGMLASTCLAVLFVPSFFVVIRAFEEWMKARGKGEPKAVPAE is encoded by the coding sequence ATGATCTCAAAATTCTTTATCGAGCGGCCGGTTCTCGCCAACGTTATCGCCATTCTGATGATCGTGATCGGCGGCGTGGCGCTGTTCCAGTTGCCGGTGGCGCAGTATCCCGATGTCGTGCCGCCGACCGTGTCGGTAACGACGCGCTATCCCGGTGCCAGCGCGCGCACGGTGATCGAAACCGTGGCGTTGCCGATCGAGCAGCAGGTCAACGGCGTGGAAGGCATGATCTACATGCAGTCCTACGCCGCCTCCGACGGCTCCTATAACCTCACCGTCACGTTCAAGATCGGCACCGATCTCAACTTCGCGCAGGTGCTGGTGCAGAACCGCGTGGCCAGCGCGGAAGCGCAATTGCCCTCCGCGGTGCAGGCCCAGGGCGTCGTGGTGCAGAAGAAATCGACCTCGATGCTGCAGATCGCGACGCTGACATCGAGCGATCCCAAACACGACAGCCTGTTCCTGTCGAACTACGCCACCATCACCTTGAAGGATGAGTTGTCGCGCGTTCCCGGCGTCGGCGGCGTTACCGTGTTCGGCGCCGGCAATTACGCGATGCGCATCTGGCTCGATCCGAACAAGATGAAGGCGAGAGGGCTCAACGTCAGCGACGTGGTCGGCGCCTTGCAGTCGCAGAACAGCCAGGTGACGGCCGGCCAGATCGGCGCGCCGCCGGGACCGGACACGGTGCCGTTCCAGTACACGCTGAACGTCTTCGGCCGCCTGACCGAGGTGTCGGAATTCGCCAATGTCATCGTCAAGACGGGGCCGACCGGCGAGATCACGCGCGTGCGCGACATCGGCACCGTCGAACTCGGGGCGCAGACCTACGGCGTTGTCTTCAAGGTCGACAACAAGGCCTCGGCCGGCCTTGGCATCTCGCTGACGCCGGGCGCCAATGCCCTTACCGTCGCCGCCGACGTGAAGAAGCGCCTCGCCGAACTGGCCGGCAGCTTCCCGAAGGGCATGCAATATGACGTGCCGTTCGACGTCACCATCTTCGTCAACACGTCGATCCACGAGGTCTACAAGACGCTGATCGAGGCGGCGATCCTGGTGTTGATCGTTATCCTGATCTTCCTGCAGGATTGGCGCGCCATGCTGGTGCCGGCAACCACGGTGCCGGTCACGATCATCGGCGCCTTCGCCGCCATGGCGGCGATGGGCTTCACCGTGAACTTCGCCACCTTGTTCGCCATCGTGCTGGCGATCGGTATCGTGGTGGATGACGCCATCATCGTCGTCGAGGGCGCGGCGCATAACATCGACCACGGCATGAACGGCCATGACGCCGCCATCGAGGCGATGCGGCTGCTGCTCGGGCCGATCATCGGCATCACATTGGTGCTGCTTTCGGTGTTTCTGCCGGCGGCGTTTCTGCCCGGCCTGACCGGACAGATGTACGCGCAATTTGCGCTCGTGATTGCCGCCACCGCTCTGATCAGTGCGATCAACGCCGTGACGTTGAAGCCGACGCAATGCGCGCTGTGGCTGCGACCCACCGTGCCGCCGGAGCAGCGCAACTTCTTCTACCGCGGCTTCAACAAGGTTTATGACAAGTGCGAGGCCGGCTATGCCCGGCTGATGACACGGCTGGTTGCGCATGCCGGCAAGGTGACGGTGCTCGCGCTCATCGCCATCGGCGTGACGCTATACGGCTTCTCGCGCATCCCGACCGGCTTCATTCCGGTGGAGGACCAGGGCTACATGCTGGCCACCGTGCAGTTGCCGGACGGCGCTTCGCTGCCGCGCACGCAAGCGGTGATGGAGAAGCTGGACGCCATCGCGCGCAAGAATCCGGGCGTCGACAAGGTGGTGACCATCGCCGGCATTTCGGCGCTGGATAACAGCTCCGTCCTGTCATCGGCGGGCGTCGCCTATATCATTCTCAAGGACTGGGGCGTGCGCGGCAAGGCGCTGAGCCTGTTGCCGATGTATCAGTCGCTGTCGCGTGAAGTCGCCGCCATCGAGGAAGCGACGGTGCGCGTCCTGCCGCCGCCGCCGATCCAGGGCATCGGCAACGCCGCCGGCACCACGGCGCAGATCGAACTGCGCGACAACTCCACCGACTACGTCAAGCTGCAGAGCATCGTCGATACGATGATGGGTAATGCCGCGTCGCAGTCGAACATCCAGGCGGTGATCTCGTCATTCCGCGCCAACGTCCCGCAATATCTGGTCGACGTCGATCGCGTGAAGGCGCAGGCGGTCGGCGTCAGTGTCGATCAGGTGTTTTCGGCGCTCGGCGGCTATCTCGGCTCGGCCTATGTCAACCAGTTCACCCAGTTCGGCCGCACCTTCCAGGTCGTGGCGCAGGCGGATGCGCAATTCCGTCTGCGGACGCAGGATCTCGACAACATCTCGGTGCGCAACAACCAGGGCAGCATGATCCCGCTGTCGACGCTGATCGAGATTAAGCCGGTGACGGGGCCGTCGCTGGTGAGCCTGTACAATCTCTATCCATCGGCGACCGTGATCACGCTGCCCGCGCGCGGTCATTCGACCGGCGAGACGATGAGTCTGATGGAGCAGGTGGCCAAGCAGTCCTTCCCGCCGAACACGGTCATGGAGTGGACCGGGCTCTCCTATCAGGAGAAGCTCGTCGGCAATCAGATGTACTTCGTCTTCGCCATGGCGCTGTTGCTGGTCTATCTGGTGCTCGCCGGGCAATATGAGAGCTGGTACCAGCCGGCCGCCGTCATCCTCGCGGTGCCGATCTCGCTGATCGGTCCGGTGCTGACGCTGCTTTTCCTCGGCATCGAGAATAATCTCTACACCCAGATCGGCATCGTGCTGCTTATCGCGCTATCGGCGAAGAACGCGATTCTGATTGTCGAGTTCGGCCGCGAGCTGCGCGAGGGCGGCAAGGGCCTGCTTGAGTCCGCGGTCGAAGCGGCGCGGGCGCGGTTCCGGCCGATCCTGATGACGTCGTTCGCCTTCATCCTCGGCGTGCTGCCGCTGGTGCTGGCTACCGGCGCCGGCGCCAATGCGCGCGCCTCGATCGGCATCACGGTGTTCACCGGCATGCTGGCCTCGACCTGTCTGGCAGTGCTGTTCGTGCCGTCCTTCTTCGTCGTCATCCGCGCCTTTGAGGAGTGGATGAAGGCGCGGGGCAAAGGCGAGCCGAAAGCAGTGCCGGCCGAGTAA
- the ybgF gene encoding tol-pal system protein YbgF, whose protein sequence is MKHTPKSQHAPLTTGTLFRFVLAAVVVALVVLTAFFSAHAQDRNGNFLDNLFSRGEGGRQQQQAAPQPGGEGDPNDLAVRIDRIESALRQLTGTIEQLQYRNQQLEQQVRALQGGGAPPAQAPGVIPNNQNPQVPPGQLPTVRPGVPGALQPSQQPGRRSDVFDPSQSPQAPGAPRPLGSPGSATPPPIVAAEPAADAPIGAPNGRAAGQPLDLSTLSGNQPPAASPVVDAGQMPGQAPGQVASTNPAVGVPAAASSNPPRDVTGRLATLPPSAKPQDEYDLAYGYLLHKDYALAEQAFRDFVKKYPNETQLPDAYYWLGESQYQRQQFREAAQSFLTVSTKHEKSARAPSALLRLGQSLAALKQKDAACATLGEINRKYPKAPANVKKAAEQEITRVKC, encoded by the coding sequence ATGAAACACACTCCGAAATCTCAGCATGCCCCGCTGACAACGGGCACCTTGTTTCGCTTCGTGCTGGCCGCCGTGGTGGTCGCGCTCGTCGTTCTGACTGCGTTCTTCTCCGCCCATGCGCAGGACCGCAACGGCAACTTCCTCGACAACCTGTTCAGCCGCGGCGAGGGCGGGCGCCAGCAGCAGCAGGCCGCGCCGCAGCCGGGCGGCGAGGGCGATCCCAACGATCTGGCGGTGCGCATCGACCGCATCGAGAGCGCGCTGCGCCAGCTCACCGGCACCATCGAGCAGTTGCAGTATCGCAACCAGCAGCTCGAGCAGCAGGTGCGGGCCCTGCAGGGTGGCGGTGCGCCGCCGGCCCAGGCGCCGGGCGTTATCCCCAACAACCAGAATCCGCAGGTTCCGCCGGGACAGTTGCCGACCGTGCGGCCGGGCGTGCCCGGCGCGTTGCAGCCGTCGCAGCAGCCGGGCCGTCGTTCCGACGTGTTCGATCCGTCGCAAAGCCCGCAGGCTCCCGGCGCCCCGCGGCCGTTGGGCTCCCCCGGTTCGGCCACGCCGCCGCCGATCGTCGCCGCCGAACCGGCCGCCGACGCACCGATCGGCGCGCCGAATGGACGTGCCGCGGGCCAGCCGCTCGACCTCTCGACCTTGTCCGGCAATCAGCCGCCGGCGGCGTCCCCGGTGGTCGACGCCGGCCAAATGCCGGGACAGGCGCCCGGTCAGGTGGCCAGCACCAATCCAGCGGTCGGCGTGCCGGCCGCGGCGTCGTCCAATCCGCCGCGCGACGTCACCGGCCGTCTGGCGACTTTGCCGCCCTCGGCCAAGCCGCAGGACGAATATGACCTCGCCTACGGCTACCTGCTGCACAAGGACTATGCGCTTGCCGAACAGGCTTTCCGCGATTTCGTGAAGAAGTATCCGAACGAGACGCAGTTGCCGGACGCCTATTACTGGCTCGGTGAAAGCCAGTATCAGCGCCAGCAGTTTCGCGAAGCGGCGCAGAGCTTCCTTACCGTCTCGACCAAGCACGAGAAGTCGGCGCGGGCGCCGAGTGCGCTGTTGCGTCTCGGCCAGTCGCTGGCCGCGCTGAAGCAGAAGGACGCGGCCTGCGCCACGCTCGGCGAGATCAACCGCAAATACCCCAAGGCTCCGGCCAATGTGAAAAAGGCTGCCGAGCAGGAAATCACGCGCGTGAAGTGCTAG